In Pseudomonadota bacterium, the following proteins share a genomic window:
- a CDS encoding sulfotransferase: MTTEGDVAQGLIDAQAAHRSGRLDIACQLYGAVTAATSASAAQRADAHYGLGTVRLQQGQLSEALIALDAALAIDAHVPEYHFNRALVLERLARREEAVGGFVNAAQAAAGDAAVLRPAAERLLRLKAFQETSTVLAMAAADSTLDGLRAQALAGAGDWAGGRALAKRMTQAQPQDPERWRWRSQAAAALRDYDDAVSAHERYLSLLRPARPEDYLAHADLLLSARRPKPAREALETAKAQGAAGIECDLLEARVSRLEDALAEASSALRRVLSVRPDDGRAWQLLADLLPAPEVAGAAQTLATLLEAQQAFRPGHEILLRFAYARLEERAGAMDRAWQGLSAANRVQHAELLARGAAYDSAQESRINGQRLAHYGGVLGGAPQPTPTPPTMVFILGMPRSGTTLMERILGGLPGVHMGGENEAMAFIAAGYEHALARGTLPAPQAMSAAQWAVLAADYKARSVPGTLSRAPTALTDKMPHNMQHVGLIAGMFGARARVIWMRRHPLDVCLSIYSRRFPDGHRYACQLADLAHFYAESERLMEGWKSAFPSLVHEVRYEALAGDPEPHARAAIEHAGLAWDPACLDTSTRREAAFTFSELQVREAISARHVHRHQAWGSLLDPLRDALRDAGVTWDE, translated from the coding sequence GTGACGACTGAGGGCGATGTCGCCCAGGGGCTCATCGACGCCCAGGCCGCGCATCGCTCAGGGCGGCTGGACATCGCTTGCCAACTCTACGGAGCGGTCACGGCAGCGACCTCTGCCAGCGCTGCGCAGCGCGCCGACGCCCACTATGGCCTGGGCACCGTACGCCTTCAGCAAGGCCAGCTAAGCGAGGCGTTGATTGCCCTCGATGCGGCGCTCGCCATCGATGCCCACGTGCCCGAGTACCACTTCAACCGCGCGCTCGTGCTGGAGCGCCTCGCGCGACGCGAAGAGGCTGTCGGCGGGTTCGTGAACGCCGCGCAGGCCGCAGCCGGCGACGCCGCCGTGCTGCGCCCCGCCGCCGAGCGGCTGCTGCGCTTGAAGGCGTTCCAGGAGACGTCGACCGTGCTCGCCATGGCAGCGGCGGACAGCACCTTGGACGGCTTGCGCGCGCAGGCCTTAGCCGGTGCCGGCGATTGGGCCGGCGGCCGCGCCCTGGCGAAACGCATGACCCAGGCACAGCCGCAGGACCCGGAGCGCTGGCGGTGGCGCAGCCAGGCGGCCGCTGCGCTACGCGACTACGACGACGCGGTGAGTGCGCACGAGCGCTATCTCAGCCTGCTCCGCCCCGCCCGCCCCGAGGACTACCTCGCTCATGCGGATCTACTGCTGTCGGCTCGCCGCCCCAAGCCCGCCCGCGAGGCTCTCGAGACGGCGAAGGCCCAAGGCGCGGCGGGTATCGAGTGCGACCTGTTGGAAGCGCGAGTCTCGCGGCTGGAGGATGCGCTTGCCGAGGCCTCGAGCGCCTTGAGGCGGGTGCTGAGCGTGCGCCCGGACGACGGCCGTGCCTGGCAGCTGTTAGCGGATCTGTTGCCCGCGCCTGAGGTAGCAGGCGCGGCGCAAACGCTGGCGACCCTCCTCGAAGCGCAGCAGGCGTTTCGTCCCGGCCACGAGATCTTGCTTCGCTTCGCTTACGCCCGGTTGGAGGAGCGGGCGGGCGCGATGGACAGGGCCTGGCAGGGACTCTCGGCCGCCAACCGCGTCCAGCACGCGGAGCTCCTCGCGCGAGGGGCCGCCTACGACAGCGCCCAGGAGTCTCGGATCAACGGCCAGCGCCTAGCGCATTACGGAGGTGTCCTCGGCGGCGCTCCTCAGCCGACGCCAACGCCGCCCACCATGGTCTTCATCCTGGGGATGCCACGCAGCGGCACCACCTTGATGGAGCGTATCCTCGGCGGTCTGCCGGGCGTGCACATGGGCGGGGAAAACGAGGCCATGGCCTTCATCGCCGCCGGGTACGAGCACGCCCTCGCGCGCGGCACGCTGCCCGCACCGCAAGCGATGAGTGCCGCCCAATGGGCTGTGTTGGCCGCGGACTACAAGGCGCGCAGCGTGCCTGGGACGCTCTCGCGGGCGCCAACAGCGCTCACGGACAAGATGCCCCACAACATGCAACACGTGGGCCTCATCGCCGGCATGTTCGGGGCTCGGGCCCGCGTGATCTGGATGCGTCGCCACCCGCTCGACGTGTGCCTGTCGATCTACTCCCGTCGCTTCCCGGACGGCCACCGCTACGCCTGCCAGCTAGCGGATCTGGCGCATTTCTACGCCGAGAGTGAGCGGCTCATGGAAGGTTGGAAAAGCGCTTTCCCCTCGCTGGTACACGAGGTGCGCTACGAAGCCCTGGCAGGCGATCCCGAGCCCCACGCGCGAGCGGCGATCGAGCACGCCGGGCTGGCGTGGGACCCGGCGTGCCTGGATACATCGACCCGTCGCGAAGCCGCCTTCACCTTCAGCGAGTTGCAGGTGCGCGAGGCGATCAGTGCGCGCCACGTGCATCGCCACCAGGCTTGGGGCTCGCTGCTCGATCCCCTGCGCGACGCGCTTCGCGATGCGGGCGTGACGTGGGACGAGTGA